One genomic region from Mycobacterium basiliense encodes:
- a CDS encoding non-ribosomal peptide synthetase, with product MDHSSIQSNSGRALGPAERGFALTRGQLDIWFSQEIGRAPDEWHNSGFAVIGGSVIPDLLSRAIRQVVAEAEPLRAAIIEVDGYVVQQAVDYPDLEVPFHDLRRCADPVREATRRGLVLHRAPMPWAGPLFKFALFQTTSDEFYLFVCIHHVIVDGFGYALLVNRIAAVYSALSTETPVAPSFFGSLESLVAGESAYEQSDDYREDLTYWNENLDSVVDYSFARAQGCHASSATSVSVELDRSVVDRAQQLAQMVGVRRSSVITAACALLVHQRRGGPQVILDFPVSRRTNPQLMTIPGMLSGTVPLVLTAVPDAEIGGFCQHVESQIRQAIRHQRFPMHVLRNSNSRQGTDNSAGTVSVNFMPSVTLAPFGDAPSTVTILSFAQGEHFGMVFTKDAGRLFLHTVGSGGPFGDSDVSHLAARLQALLRVMAAEPGRRLGLIDLLDSREHECLDVWGNRGVLAEPVSVGGSVPVLFGAQVARTPEAIAVTDGEVSLTYAKLDAESSQLARVLAGVGVGPGELVALLLPRTHGGIVAILAVLKTGAGYLPIDPMHPDARIAFMLNDSAPIAAVTTGALRARLDDYDLTVIDIDEPGIDTVSGVGLPGPAAGDLAYIIYTSGSTGTPKGVGITHHNVTQLLGGLDAESAAMLFSPGRVWTQWHSYSFDVSVWEIWGALLSGGRLVVVPEHTAKSPDELLGLLVDERANVLCQTPSAFYALQAAAEAADELSHRLQLDAVLFAGEALQAHRLTPWMSQHPRHPRLFNLYGTTETTVHASWREIIGSDTAADVSPIGTPLSSLGFFVLDGWLRPVPVGVVGELYVAGGGVGLGYWRRAGLTGSRFVACPFGGASGTRMYRTGDLVWWGADGQLRYVGRADGQVKVRGFRIEPGEVSAALGRLAGVDQAVVVARHDHPGDPRLVGYFTGGADPVELRAALAAQLPPYMVPAALIAIAELPLTVNGKLDVRALPAVQYGDAQRYRAPVSPVEETLAGIFAQVLGLDRVGVDDSFFDLGGDSLSAMRVVAGARAAGLACRTRDIFRHQDVAALARVVENLGAGLGGRDDDGVGSVVLTPIMRWFDSVAGLVAGLHQTVLVQGPAGVDEADVVVLVQALLDRHAMLRLQVGRDSDGGWALEARPAGYVDARESVQQVAVMSGDVLAGALSRLDPAAGVMVSAVWASSTAQLVLAIHHLAVDGVSWRVLIDDLNSAWAQHQRRGAISLPATGSSFRQWASMLVDYAYDPAVTAQLAVWRQIAAVPAVVSAPNQQVDRAASAGHLSVVLDAPTTQALITRVPAAFHVGVHDILLIAFAVAWQELLAEPSAVIGVDVEGHGRHDELSPGLDLSAAVGWFTTKYPVALKVGPIAWPQWSAGHDIVGTVVKKLKEQLRAVPPGLTYGLLRYQNHEVDLVAADPLIAFNYLGRFEGFSRSARAGGWHLTGAGLTLAETARVLADMPLTHTVALNAVTIDTDAGPQLHAEWTWASSVFDSSALGRLAGLWFEALTAISAYVDAGGGGLTPSDLLGLSLTQSQIDHLERSHKVKDLLPLTPLQQGLLFHSGASTAGQAYVVQVEIGLAGQLDQLRLHEAVQTVIKRSPNLAVRIAYAGFEEPVQIIMDDPVVPWDVIDLTHGAQHDIEEIRAAEREALRDISNSSPVRAALVKTAPDQYRLIWTNHHVVCDGWSMSIILGDVFNVYGNGILPPPVPYRNYLAWLADQDRGKALIAWREMFTDFHSPTLVGSLDPNVSADHAVQFWTLSNAATSALNDLARSHHSTLNIVVQAAFAQLLAGLTRNQDVAFGATVSGRSAELAGAQSMVGLLINTVAVRARLTAAVTTTELIDQLQQFHTDTLEYHYLPLGDIHRASGHSRLFDALFVYENYPFNDLAALCPDQLAITDITSFETTHYPLTVFVLPGPQLGFRVEYDTAVFDKTAIDSLIARLQALLRVMAAEPGRRLGLIDLLDSREHECLDVWGNRGVLAEPVSVGGSVPVLFGAQVARTPEAIAVTDGEVSLTYAKLDAESSQLARVLAGVGVGPGELVALLLPRTHGGIVAILAVLKTGAGYLPIDPMHPDARIAFMLNDSAPIAAVTTGALRARLDDYDLTVIDIDEPGIDTVSGVGLPGPAAGDLAYIIYTSGSTGTPKGVGITHHNVTQLLGGLDAESAAMLFSPGRVWTQWHSYSFDVSVWEIWGALLSGGRLVVVPEHTAKSPDELHALLLAEHVEVFTLTPSAAAAVSPQGLESVMLVVGGEVCPEALVDQWAPGRVMINAYGPTEATIYAAMSPPLTPGLGITPIGSPVAGAALFVLDGWLRPVPVGVVGELYVAGGGVGLGYWRRAGLTGSRFVACPFGGASGTRMYRTGDLVWWGADGQLRYVGRADGQVKVRGFRIEPGEVSAALGRLAGVDQAVVVARHDHPGDPRLVGYFTGGADPVELRAALAAQLPPYMVPAALIAIAELPLTVNGKLDVRALPAVQYGDAQRYRAPVSPVEETLAGIFAQVLGLDRVGVDDSFFDLGGDSLSAMRVVAAINATLDTDLAARVLFEAPTIDGLAEKLNAPDRSVEIVPLEVLQPGSGLPLFCLPPGGGISWAYRNLGPYLDCPVIGLQQMHNGQEAQPESVRELARIYANAIQTYDPEGPYQLLGWSFGGVTAHQLAVELQVRGATVARLIALDPILIPDASTTAVVTESDVLEAILQVLGVAAEQYCRPLTYSQAQTLVEQELDAESALPSRQLVQVMVTNANTNVQLNAQHQPDIFAGRMVVFSARPASSDAELQQCWRKYVAGEVNEYPVNCAHEEMLNPAALKTFGDQIRAALD from the coding sequence GTGGATCATAGTTCAATTCAGAGCAATTCGGGACGCGCACTCGGGCCGGCAGAACGAGGGTTTGCGCTGACGCGGGGGCAGCTAGATATCTGGTTTTCACAGGAGATCGGCAGAGCACCGGATGAGTGGCACAATAGCGGGTTCGCGGTCATCGGCGGATCGGTGATCCCTGACCTGTTGAGTCGGGCAATTCGACAGGTGGTTGCTGAAGCTGAACCTCTAAGAGCCGCAATTATTGAGGTTGATGGGTACGTTGTGCAGCAGGCCGTGGACTACCCCGATCTCGAGGTTCCATTCCACGATCTGAGAAGATGCGCGGATCCGGTTCGGGAAGCCACTCGGCGGGGGTTGGTGCTGCATCGGGCGCCGATGCCGTGGGCCGGCCCGCTGTTCAAGTTTGCGCTTTTTCAAACGACTTCGGATGAGTTCTATCTGTTTGTGTGTATCCACCATGTGATCGTTGACGGGTTCGGGTACGCCCTCCTTGTCAATCGGATCGCCGCCGTGTATTCCGCATTGAGTACTGAAACTCCGGTTGCGCCCTCATTTTTCGGCTCGTTGGAGAGTCTTGTTGCCGGCGAATCGGCGTACGAACAATCCGATGACTATCGAGAAGACCTGACCTATTGGAACGAGAACCTCGACAGCGTAGTGGATTACAGCTTCGCCCGCGCACAAGGCTGCCATGCTTCCTCGGCGACTTCGGTTTCGGTCGAGCTGGATCGTTCGGTGGTGGACCGTGCCCAGCAGCTTGCCCAGATGGTCGGTGTTCGTCGCTCGTCAGTGATTACCGCGGCGTGTGCGCTGTTGGTGCATCAGAGACGTGGCGGTCCGCAGGTGATCCTCGATTTCCCGGTCAGCAGGCGGACAAACCCACAACTGATGACGATTCCTGGGATGCTGTCCGGCACTGTGCCGTTAGTGTTGACGGCGGTGCCAGACGCTGAGATTGGCGGTTTTTGTCAGCATGTGGAGTCACAGATAAGACAAGCCATACGGCATCAACGCTTCCCCATGCATGTGCTGAGAAATAGCAATTCCCGACAAGGTACCGATAACTCAGCCGGCACGGTCAGCGTCAACTTCATGCCGTCGGTCACCCTCGCGCCGTTCGGCGACGCTCCCAGCACAGTCACGATCCTAAGTTTTGCCCAGGGCGAGCACTTCGGCATGGTCTTCACCAAAGATGCTGGCCGGCTTTTCCTACATACCGTGGGAAGTGGTGGGCCGTTTGGTGATTCCGACGTCTCACATCTAGCCGCCCGGTTGCAGGCGTTGTTGAGGGTGATGGCTGCCGAGCCGGGGCGGCGGTTGGGATTAATCGATCTGCTTGATTCCAGAGAGCACGAGTGTCTTGATGTCTGGGGTAATCGGGGTGTGTTAGCGGAGCCGGTCTCGGTGGGGGGGTCGGTTCCGGTGTTGTTTGGTGCGCAGGTGGCGCGCACTCCGGAGGCGATCGCGGTAACTGATGGTGAGGTGTCGTTGACCTACGCGAAGTTGGACGCCGAAAGCAGTCAACTGGCGCGGGTTTTGGCCGGGGTGGGGGTGGGTCCGGGCGAGTTGGTGGCGCTGCTGTTGCCCCGGACGCATGGTGGGATCGTTGCGATCCTGGCGGTGTTGAAAACCGGTGCGGGCTATTTGCCGATTGATCCGATGCATCCCGATGCCCGGATCGCGTTTATGCTCAACGATTCTGCGCCAATTGCTGCGGTCACGACCGGTGCTCTGCGCGCTCGTCTGGACGACTACGACCTGACGGTCATCGATATCGACGAGCCTGGGATCGACACCGTGTCCGGTGTGGGCCTGCCCGGGCCGGCGGCTGGGGATCTTGCATACATCATCTACACCTCGGGTAGCACTGGCACGCCTAAAGGTGTAGGCATCACGCATCACAACGTCACCCAACTGCTGGGCGGTTTGGACGCTGAATCGGCAGCGATGCTGTTCTCCCCCGGCCGCGTGTGGACGCAATGGCATTCGTATTCCTTTGATGTCTCGGTGTGGGAGATCTGGGGTGCACTGCTGTCGGGTGGGCGGCTGGTCGTGGTACCCGAACACACCGCAAAATCCCCGGACGAGCTGTTGGGATTGCTGGTTGACGAGCGGGCCAACGTGCTCTGCCAGACGCCCTCGGCGTTCTACGCGCTACAGGCCGCGGCGGAGGCTGCTGATGAGTTGAGCCATCGGCTGCAACTTGATGCGGTGCTGTTCGCCGGTGAGGCACTGCAGGCGCACCGCTTGACGCCCTGGATGAGTCAGCATCCGCGGCATCCTCGTCTGTTCAATCTGTATGGCACCACCGAGACCACGGTGCACGCTTCGTGGCGCGAGATCATTGGGTCCGACACCGCCGCCGACGTCAGTCCGATTGGCACCCCACTGTCCAGTCTGGGGTTTTTTGTCCTTGATGGGTGGTTGCGGCCGGTGCCTGTTGGTGTGGTTGGGGAGTTGTATGTGGCGGGTGGGGGTGTTGGCCTTGGGTATTGGCGTCGGGCGGGTTTGACCGGGTCGCGGTTTGTGGCGTGTCCGTTCGGTGGGGCGTCGGGAACGCGGATGTATCGCACCGGGGATCTGGTGTGGTGGGGTGCGGATGGCCAGCTGCGGTATGTGGGTCGTGCGGATGGCCAGGTCAAGGTCCGTGGGTTCCGTATTGAGCCGGGTGAGGTGAGCGCGGCGTTGGGCCGGTTGGCGGGGGTGGACCAGGCCGTGGTGGTGGCCCGCCATGATCATCCGGGCGATCCGCGTCTGGTGGGTTATTTCACCGGTGGGGCCGACCCGGTCGAGTTGCGTGCGGCATTGGCCGCTCAGTTGCCCCCCTACATGGTGCCGGCGGCGTTGATCGCTATTGCGGAGTTGCCGTTGACGGTTAACGGCAAGCTGGATGTGCGGGCTTTGCCGGCCGTTCAGTACGGCGATGCCCAACGGTATCGGGCTCCGGTCAGTCCGGTCGAAGAAACCCTTGCCGGCATATTTGCCCAGGTGCTCGGCCTGGACCGGGTCGGGGTCGACGACTCGTTTTTCGATCTCGGTGGTGATTCGCTCTCGGCGATGCGAGTGGTCGCGGGCGCGCGTGCTGCGGGGTTGGCGTGCAGGACGCGGGACATTTTCCGCCACCAAGACGTAGCTGCGCTGGCCCGCGTTGTCGAGAATCTCGGTGCTGGTCTAGGCGGTCGCGATGACGACGGTGTGGGATCGGTCGTGCTCACACCGATCATGCGGTGGTTCGACAGCGTGGCTGGTTTGGTGGCGGGATTACATCAGACGGTGTTGGTGCAGGGGCCGGCCGGCGTCGACGAGGCTGATGTAGTCGTGTTGGTTCAGGCGTTGCTGGATCGGCACGCGATGTTGCGGCTGCAGGTGGGTAGAGACAGCGATGGAGGGTGGGCGCTGGAAGCCCGACCAGCCGGTTACGTGGACGCGCGTGAGTCGGTGCAGCAGGTGGCGGTCATGTCCGGGGACGTACTGGCTGGGGCGTTGTCTCGGTTGGATCCTGCGGCTGGCGTGATGGTCAGCGCGGTGTGGGCTTCATCGACGGCTCAGTTGGTGTTGGCCATCCATCATCTGGCGGTGGATGGGGTCTCGTGGCGGGTATTGATCGATGACCTCAACTCCGCGTGGGCCCAGCACCAGCGCCGCGGCGCGATTAGTCTGCCCGCCACCGGTAGCTCGTTTAGGCAGTGGGCGTCGATGTTGGTCGACTATGCCTATGACCCAGCGGTAACCGCCCAGTTAGCGGTTTGGCGTCAGATCGCGGCGGTCCCGGCTGTGGTCAGCGCACCCAATCAGCAGGTTGATCGCGCTGCCAGCGCCGGGCACCTGTCGGTGGTACTCGACGCCCCGACAACTCAGGCGTTGATAACCCGGGTGCCAGCCGCGTTCCACGTCGGCGTCCACGACATCTTGTTGATCGCTTTCGCGGTGGCGTGGCAGGAGTTATTGGCCGAGCCCAGTGCGGTGATCGGCGTGGACGTGGAGGGTCACGGGCGCCACGACGAGCTATCCCCTGGCCTGGATTTGTCGGCCGCGGTGGGCTGGTTCACCACGAAATACCCGGTGGCGTTGAAGGTAGGGCCGATAGCGTGGCCGCAGTGGTCGGCCGGCCACGACATCGTGGGGACGGTAGTCAAGAAACTCAAGGAGCAACTACGCGCGGTTCCTCCGGGCTTGACCTATGGTCTGCTGCGCTATCAAAACCATGAGGTTGACCTCGTCGCGGCCGACCCGCTGATCGCATTCAACTATCTTGGTCGCTTCGAGGGCTTCAGCCGATCTGCAAGAGCCGGGGGGTGGCATCTCACCGGTGCGGGTCTTACGTTGGCAGAGACCGCCCGGGTGCTGGCGGACATGCCGTTGACCCATACGGTGGCACTGAACGCAGTCACTATCGATACCGACGCCGGACCCCAACTGCATGCGGAATGGACCTGGGCGTCGTCGGTGTTCGACAGTAGTGCACTTGGCAGGTTGGCCGGATTGTGGTTTGAAGCCTTAACCGCAATCAGCGCTTATGTGGATGCTGGTGGGGGCGGATTGACGCCCTCGGACCTGCTGGGATTATCGCTGACGCAAAGCCAGATCGACCACCTTGAACGCAGCCACAAGGTCAAAGACCTGCTGCCGTTGACCCCATTGCAACAGGGACTGCTGTTTCACAGCGGTGCCTCCACTGCGGGTCAGGCCTATGTGGTCCAGGTTGAAATCGGGCTCGCCGGCCAGCTGGACCAACTGCGCCTACATGAAGCGGTGCAGACCGTCATCAAGCGCAGTCCCAATCTCGCGGTGCGAATCGCGTATGCGGGCTTCGAGGAGCCCGTCCAAATCATCATGGACGACCCGGTAGTGCCCTGGGATGTTATCGACCTTACCCACGGCGCCCAGCACGACATCGAGGAGATACGCGCTGCAGAACGCGAAGCCCTTCGCGATATCAGCAACAGCTCCCCGGTCCGGGCAGCTCTGGTCAAGACTGCACCCGACCAGTACCGGTTGATCTGGACGAATCATCATGTGGTCTGCGATGGCTGGTCGATGTCGATCATCTTGGGTGACGTCTTCAACGTGTACGGCAACGGGATACTTCCACCACCTGTTCCGTATCGCAATTACCTGGCCTGGCTCGCCGATCAAGACCGCGGCAAAGCCTTGATTGCCTGGCGTGAGATGTTTACTGATTTTCACAGCCCCACCCTGGTGGGCTCACTCGATCCAAACGTTTCCGCCGACCACGCAGTGCAATTTTGGACCTTGTCCAATGCGGCCACCAGCGCCCTCAATGACTTGGCCCGCTCTCATCACAGCACCCTCAACATCGTGGTGCAGGCCGCCTTTGCACAGCTGCTGGCCGGGCTGACCCGAAATCAGGACGTCGCATTTGGTGCCACCGTGTCGGGGCGGTCCGCCGAGCTAGCCGGGGCTCAGTCGATGGTGGGTCTGTTGATCAACACGGTGGCGGTGCGAGCACGGCTGACAGCCGCCGTCACCACCACAGAACTGATCGACCAACTCCAGCAGTTTCACACCGACACCCTGGAGTATCACTACCTGCCGCTCGGCGACATTCACCGCGCAAGCGGACACTCTCGGCTCTTTGACGCTCTGTTCGTCTACGAGAACTATCCCTTCAATGATCTGGCTGCCCTGTGCCCAGACCAGCTGGCCATTACCGACATCACTAGCTTCGAAACCACCCACTACCCCCTTACCGTGTTCGTCCTACCCGGGCCTCAACTCGGTTTTCGAGTCGAATACGACACCGCCGTATTCGACAAGACCGCCATTGACTCGTTGATCGCCCGGTTGCAGGCGTTGTTGAGGGTGATGGCTGCCGAGCCGGGGCGGCGGTTGGGATTAATCGATCTGCTTGATTCCAGAGAGCACGAGTGTCTTGATGTCTGGGGTAATCGGGGTGTGTTAGCGGAGCCGGTCTCGGTGGGGGGGTCGGTTCCGGTGTTGTTTGGTGCGCAGGTGGCGCGCACTCCGGAGGCGATCGCGGTAACTGATGGTGAGGTGTCGTTGACCTACGCGAAGTTGGACGCCGAAAGCAGTCAACTGGCGCGGGTTTTGGCCGGGGTGGGGGTGGGTCCGGGCGAGTTGGTGGCGCTGCTGTTGCCCCGGACGCATGGTGGGATCGTTGCGATCCTGGCGGTGTTGAAAACCGGTGCGGGCTATTTGCCGATTGATCCGATGCATCCCGATGCCCGGATCGCGTTTATGCTCAACGATTCTGCGCCAATTGCTGCGGTCACGACCGGTGCTCTGCGCGCTCGTCTGGACGACTACGACCTGACGGTCATCGATATCGACGAGCCTGGGATCGACACCGTGTCCGGTGTGGGCCTGCCCGGGCCGGCGGCTGGGGATCTTGCATACATCATCTACACCTCGGGTAGCACTGGCACGCCTAAAGGTGTAGGCATCACGCATCACAACGTCACCCAACTGCTGGGCGGTTTGGACGCTGAATCGGCAGCGATGCTGTTCTCCCCCGGCCGCGTGTGGACGCAATGGCATTCGTATTCCTTTGATGTCTCGGTGTGGGAGATCTGGGGTGCACTGCTGTCGGGTGGGCGGCTGGTCGTGGTACCCGAACACACCGCAAAATCCCCGGACGAGCTGCATGCCCTGCTGCTGGCCGAACATGTCGAGGTCTTTACCCTGACCCCGTCGGCGGCCGCAGCGGTGTCCCCGCAGGGCTTGGAGTCGGTCATGCTGGTGGTCGGTGGTGAGGTATGCCCGGAGGCGCTGGTGGACCAGTGGGCGCCCGGGCGGGTGATGATCAACGCCTACGGCCCCACCGAAGCCACGATCTATGCGGCGATGAGCCCACCGCTGACGCCGGGGTTGGGAATCACTCCGATCGGTTCGCCGGTGGCCGGCGCGGCACTGTTCGTCTTGGATGGGTGGTTGCGGCCGGTGCCTGTTGGTGTGGTTGGGGAGTTGTATGTGGCGGGTGGGGGTGTTGGCCTTGGGTATTGGCGTCGGGCGGGTTTGACCGGGTCGCGGTTTGTGGCGTGTCCGTTCGGTGGGGCGTCGGGAACGCGGATGTATCGCACCGGGGATCTGGTGTGGTGGGGTGCGGATGGCCAGCTGCGGTATGTGGGTCGTGCGGATGGCCAGGTCAAGGTCCGTGGGTTCCGTATTGAGCCGGGTGAGGTGAGCGCGGCGTTGGGCCGGTTGGCGGGGGTGGACCAGGCCGTGGTGGTGGCCCGCCATGATCATCCGGGCGATCCGCGTCTGGTGGGTTATTTCACCGGTGGGGCCGACCCGGTCGAGTTGCGTGCGGCATTGGCCGCTCAGTTGCCCCCCTACATGGTGCCGGCGGCGTTGATCGCTATTGCGGAGTTGCCGTTGACGGTTAACGGCAAGCTGGATGTGCGGGCTTTGCCGGCCGTTCAGTACGGCGATGCCCAACGGTATCGGGCTCCGGTCAGTCCGGTCGAAGAAACCCTTGCCGGCATATTTGCCCAGGTGCTCGGCCTGGACCGGGTCGGGGTCGACGACTCGTTTTTCGATCTCGGTGGCGATTCGCTCTCGGCGATGCGAGTGGTCGCGGCGATCAACGCTACACTGGATACCGACTTGGCCGCACGCGTCCTCTTCGAGGCACCCACCATCGATGGTTTAGCCGAAAAGCTAAACGCACCCGACCGATCCGTTGAGATCGTGCCCCTTGAGGTGCTCCAACCTGGTTCCGGGCTACCACTCTTCTGCCTGCCCCCCGGGGGCGGCATCAGTTGGGCCTACCGAAATCTCGGTCCTTACCTGGATTGCCCCGTCATCGGTCTTCAACAGATGCACAACGGCCAGGAAGCGCAGCCCGAGTCGGTTCGGGAACTTGCGAGAATCTACGCCAACGCCATTCAAACCTACGATCCCGAAGGTCCCTATCAGCTTCTCGGTTGGTCTTTTGGCGGGGTCACCGCCCACCAGCTTGCCGTTGAGCTGCAAGTTCGCGGCGCCACTGTGGCGCGCTTGATAGCTCTCGACCCGATCCTTATCCCGGATGCATCCACTACCGCTGTGGTGACCGAATCCGACGTCTTAGAGGCGATCCTGCAAGTCCTCGGCGTCGCCGCCGAACAATATTGCCGCCCACTGACCTACTCGCAAGCACAGACGCTAGTAGAGCAAGAATTAGACGCAGAATCCGCGCTGCCGTCACGCCAACTGGTGCAGGTGATGGTTACCAATGCCAACACTAACGTGCAACTGAACGCCCAACATCAACCCGATATCTTTGCAGGCCGCATGGTCGTCTTCTCGGCACGACCAGCCAGCAGCGACGCAGAACTTCAGCAATGCTGGCGAAAATATGTTGCCGGCGAAGTCAACGAATACCCGGTCAACTGCGCACACGAAGAAATGCTCAACCCCGCCGCCCTGAAGACATTCGGTGACCAAATCCGGGCAGCATTAGACTGA
- a CDS encoding MbtH family protein produces the protein MSTNPFDDDDGTFLVLVNDEEQHSLWPVFADVPAGWRVVHAESTRAECLDYIERNWPDIRPKSLRDRLASDQSE, from the coding sequence GTGAGTACCAATCCGTTTGACGACGACGATGGGACGTTCCTGGTCTTGGTCAATGATGAGGAGCAGCACAGTTTGTGGCCAGTGTTCGCCGATGTGCCGGCCGGTTGGCGGGTGGTGCACGCCGAGAGCACGCGCGCCGAGTGTCTGGACTACATCGAGCGGAACTGGCCCGATATCCGACCGAAGAGTTTGCGCGACAGGCTAGCGTCGGATCAGTCCGAGTGA
- a CDS encoding acyl-CoA dehydrogenase family protein — protein sequence MEWLADYEIIRDQYHAIGVRHRAALAERWAQRQFPYDLWCDVADAGLFGAALGGQMKRQVLTYAAATHGLTSGSCHLGFNISTGVQAILTIPILEQYADPEVREAYLTPAVSGKTILAFATTEPHGGSDAFHPETRLHRGHGGIHLDGAKWHITNAPIADVILVWCADDAIGGMSAVLVEPSWTGVTCSPPLAPAGMRTSPVGSITFDNVCIPQTHVIGAGRGREMLRGVIGPERMLSGFGTIGILDQVLDQMLAFAISRQVRGKPIATHQHIQRRITDVAVSRQMTIALAHTTLDRYLRGEDIDLESSALKLYAMQSGLDACIEAMKLCGSYGLQEEARLYQCALDFLCGSVAGGTDEAMRLVIARELVKRYHEQQSKPTGRTPRTTAERTTNE from the coding sequence TTGGAGTGGCTGGCCGACTACGAGATAATTAGGGATCAGTACCACGCGATCGGTGTACGGCATCGTGCCGCCCTAGCCGAACGTTGGGCACAGCGACAATTCCCGTACGACCTATGGTGCGATGTGGCCGACGCGGGTCTATTCGGTGCTGCGCTCGGCGGACAGATGAAGCGACAGGTGTTGACCTACGCCGCGGCAACACACGGCCTGACGAGCGGGTCCTGCCACCTCGGGTTCAATATTTCGACGGGGGTTCAGGCGATTCTGACCATTCCGATACTCGAGCAATACGCTGACCCCGAGGTGCGTGAAGCCTACTTGACGCCCGCGGTTTCGGGTAAGACCATCTTGGCGTTCGCGACAACCGAGCCGCACGGCGGCAGTGATGCCTTTCATCCCGAGACCCGGCTGCACCGAGGCCATGGCGGTATCCACCTCGACGGTGCCAAATGGCATATCACCAACGCGCCGATCGCCGACGTGATCCTCGTTTGGTGCGCTGACGACGCTATCGGCGGTATGTCGGCGGTGCTCGTGGAACCGTCATGGACCGGCGTCACCTGCTCGCCCCCGCTGGCGCCGGCCGGCATGCGCACCTCGCCGGTCGGCTCGATCACATTCGACAACGTGTGTATCCCCCAGACGCATGTGATCGGCGCCGGCCGTGGTCGCGAAATGCTCCGTGGCGTTATCGGCCCCGAACGGATGCTCAGCGGATTCGGCACGATCGGCATCTTGGACCAGGTACTCGACCAGATGCTCGCCTTCGCGATCAGTCGTCAGGTGCGTGGCAAGCCAATAGCCACCCACCAGCACATCCAGCGCCGGATTACCGATGTGGCGGTGAGCAGGCAGATGACAATCGCATTGGCTCATACGACGCTGGACCGCTACCTACGAGGCGAGGATATCGATCTCGAATCCTCCGCGCTCAAGCTGTATGCGATGCAGTCGGGCTTGGACGCATGTATTGAAGCGATGAAATTGTGTGGCAGCTACGGACTTCAGGAAGAAGCGCGCCTTTACCAGTGTGCCCTCGATTTTCTGTGCGGCTCGGTAGCCGGGGGTACCGACGAGGCGATGCGGCTCGTGATCGCACGTGAACTAGTCAAGCGATACCACGAGCAGCAATCGAAACCCACCGGAAGAACACCCCGGACGACCGCAGAACGGACGACAAATGAGTGA
- a CDS encoding TenA family transcriptional regulator: MGRFDRLLEATTEAYNDRINNHPGLPLVLEGRMKREHYIRYLREIYHVVCHTTRIYSLAGARLGNEDRELRDWFFEESHEENNHDLMCISDLRAYGEDPERVLAEPPMAGAWGIIAQGYYLATYGNPTGILGVASVTEAVGATLTGTVAQALAEQYGYKPEQTTFLRAHSGFDVKHIEDVKNAVNTLVRDSDFDAIIQGRRMTIHFYSQMFDDILAAC, from the coding sequence ATGGGCAGGTTCGATCGACTGCTTGAAGCAACCACTGAGGCGTACAACGACAGAATTAACAATCATCCGGGATTGCCTCTAGTGCTAGAGGGTCGAATGAAACGCGAACATTACATTCGTTATCTTCGAGAAATATATCATGTCGTTTGCCACACGACTCGAATTTATTCACTTGCAGGCGCCCGGCTGGGAAACGAAGACCGGGAACTCAGGGACTGGTTTTTTGAAGAATCGCACGAAGAGAACAACCACGATCTGATGTGCATCAGTGATTTGCGGGCCTACGGTGAGGATCCCGAGCGCGTACTAGCGGAGCCTCCGATGGCTGGGGCGTGGGGGATCATCGCGCAGGGCTACTATTTGGCCACGTACGGCAACCCCACGGGGATACTCGGTGTCGCCAGCGTCACTGAGGCTGTGGGCGCGACCCTCACCGGAACCGTGGCGCAGGCGCTGGCCGAACAATACGGGTACAAGCCCGAACAGACCACCTTCCTCAGGGCTCACTCGGGATTCGATGTCAAACACATCGAGGACGTGAAGAACGCGGTGAATACCCTTGTCCGCGATTCTGACTTCGACGCAATCATTCAAGGTCGCCGGATGACTATCCATTTTTACTCACAAATGTTCGACGACATCCTGGCCGCGTGTTAG
- a CDS encoding MPT63 family protein — protein MKLTTIIKTAVTVVALATIATISASIAFGAYPVTGKFGSELTMTDSVGQVVLGWKVSDLKSSTDAVPGYPVAGQLWEATATVNAIQGTVTPAVSQFNARTSDGINYRVLWQVAGPNTISGATIPQGAQASGKIYFDVTGPAPTIVAMNNGMEDLMIWVP, from the coding sequence ATGAAGCTCACCACGATCATAAAGACAGCTGTAACAGTTGTGGCACTGGCGACGATCGCGACCATCAGTGCGTCGATCGCGTTTGGCGCCTATCCGGTCACCGGCAAATTTGGTAGCGAGTTGACTATGACCGACAGCGTTGGCCAAGTCGTTCTGGGCTGGAAGGTCAGCGATCTCAAATCCAGCACCGACGCTGTCCCCGGCTATCCGGTGGCCGGTCAGCTGTGGGAAGCCACCGCGACCGTCAATGCGATCCAGGGCACCGTCACACCGGCCGTCTCGCAATTCAACGCGCGCACCAGCGACGGCATCAACTACCGGGTGTTGTGGCAAGTGGCAGGTCCGAACACGATTAGCGGCGCCACCATCCCCCAGGGTGCGCAAGCCAGCGGCAAGATCTACTTCGATGTCACCGGTCCGGCGCCGACCATCGTTGCCATGAACAACGGCATGGAAGACCTCATGATCTGGGTACCCTAG